The following coding sequences are from one Pseudonocardia sp. HH130630-07 window:
- a CDS encoding dienelactone hydrolase family protein, whose amino-acid sequence MARSDVTRPPSMKGARDALGVLSRPGPNRVRFGDLGLVGLPGIVYTPEQGYQLPAVVLGHAWLQPVRRYHELLRHLATWGFVAAAPNTQRGPVPSMSRFSADLSTVLDVCVGVRLGDGRITVDARHTALIGHGTGGGAAVLAADRRERLGALVTLAASEIAPSAVEAAGRVLTPTLHLAAAVDSLAPSEGHAERIAAAQREAGADVTIRRIEKAGHLGFCEGRHWSSVLLQNRQQHRTRKITRALVTAFLMQELLGEKRVSVLTSGSVPGAPVIEPMAPEAGEETGESPSLLGTGG is encoded by the coding sequence GTGGCCCGGAGCGATGTGACCCGCCCCCCGTCGATGAAGGGGGCCCGCGACGCCCTCGGCGTGCTCTCCCGGCCGGGCCCGAACCGGGTCCGGTTCGGTGATCTCGGGCTGGTCGGGCTGCCCGGGATCGTCTACACCCCCGAGCAGGGCTACCAGCTCCCCGCGGTGGTGCTCGGGCACGCCTGGCTGCAACCGGTCCGGCGGTACCACGAGCTGCTGCGGCACCTGGCGACCTGGGGATTCGTGGCCGCCGCGCCGAACACGCAGCGCGGTCCGGTCCCCAGCATGTCCCGGTTCTCCGCCGACCTGTCCACGGTGCTGGACGTCTGCGTCGGCGTCCGGCTCGGCGACGGCCGGATCACCGTCGACGCCCGGCACACCGCCCTGATCGGGCACGGCACCGGCGGTGGCGCCGCGGTGCTGGCCGCGGACCGCCGGGAACGGCTGGGCGCGCTGGTGACGCTGGCCGCGTCGGAGATCGCGCCGTCGGCCGTCGAGGCGGCCGGGCGGGTGCTGACGCCCACCCTGCACCTCGCCGCCGCGGTGGACTCGCTCGCCCCGTCCGAGGGACACGCCGAGCGGATCGCCGCCGCACAGCGCGAGGCCGGGGCCGACGTCACGATCCGGCGCATCGAGAAGGCCGGTCACCTGGGCTTCTGCGAGGGCAGGCACTGGTCGAGCGTGCTGCTGCAGAACCGTCAGCAGCACCGCACGCGCAAGATCACCCGGGCGCTGGTGACCGCGTTCCTCATGCAGGAGCTGCTCGGCGAGAAGCGGGTGTCCGTTCTGACCTCGGGCTCGGTGCCGGGCGCCCCGGTCATCGAGCCGATGGCGCCGGAGGCCGGCGAGGAGACCGGGGAGTCGCCGAGCCTGCTCGGTACCGGCGGCTGA
- the glmS gene encoding glutamine--fructose-6-phosphate transaminase (isomerizing), whose protein sequence is MCGIVGYVGHRPALDVVVGGLRRLEYRGYDSAGVALPIGGELLVERRAGALANLEARLDEVGRDRFVGTTGIGHTRWATHGPPSDRNAHPHRSSDGAVAVVHNGIIENFLELRAELEARGIWAESDTDTETAAHLVGLAFAGELAGAEDAAGDLTAAVRVVARRLEGAFTLVVTHADDPDRVVAARRNSPLVLGLGDGETFLASDVAAFIEYTRSAVELGQDQIVTITRDGYAVTGFDGGAAEVNPFEVTWDLAAAEKGGHDYFMLKEIEEQPTAIADTLRGHLVDGRIVLDEQRLTDQDLRDVDKVFVIACGTAYHSGLLAKYAIEHWTRLPVEIELASEFRYRDPVLDRSTLVVAISQSGETADTLEALRHAKDQKARVLAICNTNGAQIPRESDAVIYTHAGPEIGVAATKTFTAQVAANYLVGLALAQARGTKYPDEVVREFEALEATPAAVAEVLESLGEARALGQLLAPSKAVLFLGRHVGYPVALEGALKLKELAYMHAEAFAAGELKHGPIALIEQDLPVVVVMPSPKGRAVLHSKLLSNIQEIKARGARTVVIAETGDETVRPFADHLFELPAVPTLLQPLVATIPLQVIAAEIARARGYDVDKPRNLAKSVTVE, encoded by the coding sequence ATGTGTGGCATCGTCGGTTACGTCGGTCATCGCCCCGCACTCGACGTCGTCGTCGGGGGGCTCCGTCGTCTGGAGTACCGGGGGTACGACTCGGCCGGTGTGGCGCTCCCGATCGGCGGGGAGCTGCTGGTCGAGCGCCGGGCCGGGGCCCTGGCGAACCTGGAGGCCCGCCTGGACGAGGTCGGCCGGGACCGGTTCGTGGGCACGACGGGCATCGGGCACACCCGCTGGGCCACGCACGGGCCGCCGAGCGACCGCAACGCGCACCCGCACCGGTCCTCCGACGGCGCGGTCGCGGTCGTCCACAACGGCATCATCGAGAACTTCCTGGAGCTGCGGGCCGAGCTGGAGGCGCGCGGCATCTGGGCCGAGTCCGACACCGACACCGAGACGGCCGCGCACCTGGTCGGGCTGGCGTTCGCGGGTGAGCTGGCCGGGGCCGAGGACGCCGCCGGGGACCTGACCGCGGCCGTCCGGGTCGTCGCCCGCCGGCTGGAGGGCGCGTTCACCCTGGTGGTCACGCACGCCGACGACCCGGACCGGGTCGTCGCCGCCCGCCGCAACTCCCCGCTGGTGCTCGGCCTCGGCGACGGCGAGACCTTCCTCGCCTCCGACGTCGCGGCCTTCATCGAGTACACCCGCTCGGCGGTCGAGCTCGGCCAGGACCAGATCGTCACCATCACCCGCGACGGCTACGCGGTCACCGGGTTCGACGGCGGCGCGGCCGAGGTCAACCCGTTCGAGGTGACCTGGGACCTGGCCGCCGCGGAGAAGGGCGGCCACGACTACTTCATGCTGAAGGAGATCGAGGAGCAGCCGACCGCGATCGCCGACACCCTGCGCGGGCACCTCGTCGACGGCCGGATCGTGCTCGACGAGCAGCGGCTCACCGACCAGGACCTGCGCGACGTCGACAAGGTCTTCGTCATCGCCTGCGGTACCGCCTACCACTCCGGGCTGCTCGCGAAGTACGCCATCGAGCACTGGACCCGGCTCCCGGTGGAGATCGAGCTGGCGAGCGAGTTCCGCTACCGGGACCCGGTGCTCGACCGCTCGACGCTGGTCGTCGCGATCTCCCAGTCCGGGGAGACCGCCGACACCCTGGAGGCACTGCGGCACGCCAAGGACCAGAAGGCGCGGGTGCTGGCGATCTGCAACACGAACGGTGCGCAGATCCCGCGCGAGTCCGACGCGGTGATCTACACCCACGCCGGGCCGGAGATCGGTGTCGCGGCCACCAAGACCTTCACCGCCCAGGTCGCGGCGAACTACCTGGTCGGGCTGGCCCTCGCGCAGGCCCGCGGCACCAAGTACCCGGACGAGGTGGTCCGCGAGTTCGAGGCGCTGGAGGCCACCCCGGCCGCGGTGGCCGAGGTGCTGGAGTCGCTCGGCGAGGCGCGGGCGCTCGGGCAGCTGCTCGCGCCGTCCAAGGCCGTGCTGTTCCTCGGGCGCCACGTCGGCTACCCGGTCGCGCTGGAGGGTGCGCTCAAGCTCAAGGAACTCGCCTACATGCACGCCGAGGCGTTCGCCGCCGGTGAGCTGAAGCACGGCCCGATCGCGCTGATCGAGCAGGACCTGCCGGTCGTCGTCGTGATGCCGTCGCCGAAGGGCCGGGCGGTGCTGCACTCGAAGCTGCTGTCCAACATCCAGGAGATCAAGGCCCGCGGTGCGCGGACCGTGGTGATCGCCGAGACCGGTGACGAGACGGTGCGCCCGTTCGCCGACCACCTCTTCGAGCTGCCCGCGGTGCCGACCCTGCTGCAGCCGCTGGTCGCGACGATCCCGCTGCAGGTGATCGCGGCCGAGATCGCCAGGGCCCGCGGCTACGACGTCGACAAGCCCCGCAACCTCGCGAAGTCGGTCACGGTGGAGTGA
- a CDS encoding NAD(P)H-hydrate dehydratase produces MHGVFGVAEVRAAEAAMAATVADGVLMRRAAGGLAAHLRGFLGSTYGRRVVLLVGAGDNGGDALWAGAELRRRGARVTAVLLAPGRAHAEGLAALRAARGRVLALGPDTGDPGGGPAPGADNGGADTGGAGRGRGTGTGPAPLDAARALVAGADVVVDGIVGISGRGALRDPAPALVAAADDAGVPIVACDLPSGVDPGTGTTDGAHVRAARTVTFGARKPVHALAAPLCGPVHLVDIGLGPFLPAEPHARLLTDAEVGARWPVPGPDDDKYTQGVVGIAAGSATYPGAAVLAAGAAALATSGMVRFAGSAADEVRRHRPEIVATGDITDAGRTQAWAVGPGIGTGSAGLAVLEAVLDREVPLCIDADGITLLARHPHLRARIHARPVVLTPHAGEFARIAGDAGPDRVAAARRAAADLGVTVLLKGNATVVAAPDGRALVDPAVDSWAATAGSGDVLTGMIGALLAAGLEPWWAAGCATVVHGRAATVAAGRHGLPAVPAPASEMRAAIPAALRAVRAAAPGGTA; encoded by the coding sequence ATGCACGGGGTGTTCGGGGTTGCGGAGGTCCGGGCGGCGGAGGCCGCCATGGCGGCGACCGTCGCGGACGGCGTGCTCATGCGCCGGGCGGCCGGCGGGCTGGCCGCCCACCTGCGCGGGTTCCTCGGCTCCACCTACGGCCGCCGGGTGGTGCTGCTGGTCGGGGCCGGGGACAACGGCGGCGACGCGCTCTGGGCCGGTGCCGAGCTGCGCCGGCGCGGCGCCCGGGTCACCGCGGTCCTGCTCGCTCCGGGCCGCGCTCACGCGGAGGGGCTGGCCGCCCTGCGCGCCGCCCGCGGCCGGGTGCTGGCACTCGGCCCGGACACCGGTGATCCGGGAGGCGGACCGGCCCCGGGCGCGGACAACGGCGGCGCGGACACCGGCGGCGCGGGCCGCGGCCGCGGTACCGGTACCGGCCCGGCCCCGCTCGACGCCGCGCGGGCGCTGGTGGCGGGGGCCGACGTCGTCGTCGACGGGATCGTCGGCATCTCCGGGCGCGGCGCGCTGCGCGACCCCGCCCCGGCGCTGGTCGCCGCGGCCGACGACGCCGGCGTCCCGATCGTGGCCTGTGACCTGCCGTCCGGCGTGGACCCCGGCACCGGGACGACCGACGGCGCCCACGTCCGGGCCGCCAGGACCGTCACCTTCGGTGCCCGCAAGCCGGTGCACGCGCTCGCCGCGCCGCTCTGCGGGCCGGTGCACCTCGTCGACATCGGGCTCGGCCCGTTCCTGCCCGCCGAGCCGCACGCCCGGCTGCTCACAGACGCCGAGGTCGGCGCGCGCTGGCCGGTCCCCGGCCCGGACGACGACAAGTACACCCAGGGCGTCGTCGGGATCGCCGCCGGCTCGGCCACGTACCCGGGGGCGGCCGTGCTGGCCGCGGGGGCCGCGGCGCTCGCGACGTCCGGGATGGTGCGCTTCGCCGGATCGGCCGCCGACGAGGTGCGCCGGCACCGGCCGGAGATCGTGGCGACCGGCGACATCACCGACGCCGGGCGGACCCAGGCCTGGGCGGTGGGCCCGGGGATCGGGACCGGGTCCGCGGGGCTCGCGGTCCTGGAGGCGGTGCTCGACCGCGAGGTGCCGCTGTGCATCGACGCCGACGGCATCACCCTGCTCGCCCGGCACCCGCACCTGCGGGCGCGGATCCACGCCCGCCCGGTGGTGCTCACCCCGCACGCCGGGGAGTTCGCCCGGATCGCCGGTGACGCCGGGCCGGACCGGGTCGCCGCCGCCCGCCGGGCCGCCGCGGACCTGGGGGTGACGGTGCTGCTCAAGGGCAACGCGACCGTCGTGGCCGCGCCGGACGGCCGGGCCCTCGTCGACCCGGCCGTGGACTCCTGGGCGGCGACCGCCGGCTCGGGTGACGTGCTGACCGGGATGATCGGGGCGTTGCTCGCCGCCGGGCTGGAGCCGTGGTGGGCCGCGGGGTGCGCCACCGTCGTGCACGGCCGGGCCGCCACCGTCGCGGCCGGGCGGCACGGGCTCCCGGCGGTCCCGGCACCCGCGTCGGAGATGCGGGCGGCGATCCCGGCCGCGCTGCGGGCGGTCCGTGCCGCCGCGCCGGGCGGCACCGCCTGA
- the argG gene encoding argininosuccinate synthase — MPKILTSLPVGERVGIAFSGGLDTSVAVAWMRENGAVPYAYTADLGQPDEPDLVAVRERAIEYGAESARVVDCRRALVDEGIAAIACGAFHIRAGGMPYFNTTPIGRAVTGTLLVRAMADDGVSIWGDGSTFKGNDIERFYRYGLLANPALRIYKPWLDEVFVDQLGGRTEMSHWLGARNLPYRASAEKAYSTDANIWGATHEAKKLEHLDTSLEIVEPIMGVRFWDPAVAVETEDVTVEWEAGRPVAINGVRYDDPVALVDEANRIGGRHGLGMTDQIENRIIEAKSRGIYEAPAMALLFVTYERLVSAIHNEDSLSAYSEQGRRLGRLLYEGRWLEPQSLMLRESLTRWVGNAITGSVTLRLRRGNDWSVLDTRGPALAYAEDRLSMERVEDAPFTPGDRIGQLTLRNLDLADSRAKLEQYAATGMLGGEFEEFVGEVESGRAAEITATPAAPEGTEQAEESLDRAAMEAGTD, encoded by the coding sequence GTGCCGAAGATCCTCACCAGTCTCCCCGTCGGCGAGCGCGTCGGCATCGCCTTCTCCGGTGGCCTCGACACCTCCGTCGCGGTCGCCTGGATGCGCGAGAACGGCGCGGTGCCCTACGCCTACACCGCCGACCTCGGGCAGCCCGACGAGCCCGACCTGGTCGCGGTGCGCGAGCGCGCGATCGAGTACGGCGCCGAGTCCGCCCGGGTCGTGGACTGCCGCCGCGCCCTGGTCGACGAGGGCATCGCCGCGATCGCCTGCGGTGCCTTCCACATCCGCGCCGGCGGCATGCCGTACTTCAACACCACCCCGATCGGCCGTGCCGTCACCGGCACCCTGCTGGTCCGGGCGATGGCCGACGACGGCGTGTCGATCTGGGGCGACGGCTCGACGTTCAAGGGCAACGACATCGAGCGCTTCTACCGCTACGGCCTGCTCGCCAACCCGGCCCTGCGGATCTACAAGCCGTGGCTGGACGAGGTGTTCGTCGACCAGCTCGGCGGCCGCACCGAGATGAGCCACTGGCTGGGTGCGCGGAACCTGCCGTACCGGGCGTCGGCGGAGAAGGCGTACTCGACCGACGCCAACATCTGGGGCGCCACCCACGAGGCCAAGAAGCTGGAGCACCTCGACACCTCGCTCGAGATCGTCGAGCCGATCATGGGTGTCCGGTTCTGGGACCCGGCCGTGGCGGTCGAGACCGAGGACGTCACCGTCGAGTGGGAGGCCGGGCGCCCGGTCGCGATCAACGGCGTCCGCTACGACGACCCGGTCGCGCTGGTGGACGAGGCGAACCGGATCGGCGGCCGGCACGGGCTCGGTATGACCGACCAGATCGAGAACCGGATCATCGAGGCGAAGAGCCGCGGCATCTACGAGGCCCCGGCGATGGCGCTGCTGTTCGTCACCTACGAGCGGCTGGTCTCGGCGATCCACAACGAGGACTCGCTCTCGGCCTACTCCGAGCAGGGCCGCCGGCTCGGCCGGCTGCTCTACGAGGGCCGCTGGCTGGAGCCGCAGTCGCTGATGCTGCGCGAGTCGCTGACCCGCTGGGTCGGCAACGCGATCACCGGGTCGGTCACGCTGCGGCTGCGCCGGGGTAACGACTGGTCGGTGCTCGACACCCGCGGCCCGGCGCTCGCCTACGCCGAGGACCGGCTGTCGATGGAGCGGGTCGAGGACGCGCCGTTCACCCCGGGCGACCGGATCGGCCAGCTCACGCTGCGCAACCTGGACCTGGCCGACTCCCGCGCCAAGCTGGAGCAGTACGCGGCGACCGGCATGCTCGGCGGCGAGTTCGAGGAGTTCGTGGGCGAGGTCGAGTCCGGCCGGGCCGCGGAGATCACCGCCACCCCGGCGGCGCCGGAGGGCACCGAGCAGGCCGAGGAGTCGCTGGACCGGGCGGCGATGGAGGCCGGGACCGACTGA